In Fusarium oxysporum f. sp. lycopersici 4287 chromosome 2, whole genome shotgun sequence, a genomic segment contains:
- a CDS encoding argininosuccinate lyase gives MNDLMVTFNESLPFDKALHEADVRGSITYAKALLQLDLLTDEELSEITTGLEAVEKEWADGKFVIHPAVDEDIHTANERRLAELIGPTIAGKLHTGRSRNEQIATDLRLRVRAQLDGLSEQLRAALTVCAARAKAGVDWSSLLMVHLSRLSEDLILYSTAEFSFVRVADAYGTGSSLMPQKKNPDSLELIRGKAGRVLGQASGFLSTLKSLPTAYNKDIQESVEPLLGCVKTVSHCLRIAGGVLSTLQIDSEKMKAALTADMLATNAEEKGISIAELELPDLKQISPQFEADIVDVFDFERSVERRTAQGGTSRSSVLGQISAIEAYLAGN, from the exons ATGAACGACCTCATGGTTACGTTCAACGAGTCGCTCCCCTTCGACAAGGCGTTGCACGAGGCCGATGTCAGGGGCTCCATCACCTATGCCAAGGCACTGCTGCAGCTCGACCTGCTCACTGACGAGGAGCTGAGCGAGATCACCACGGGCCTCGAAGCTGTCGAGAAGGAGTGGGCTGACGGCAAATTTGTCATCCAtcctgctgttgatgaggacaTCCACACGGCCAACGAGCGTCGTCTAGCTGAGCTCATCGGCCCAACCATCGCTGGCAAGCTTCATACAGGCCGTTCCCGCAACGAGCAGATCGCTACCGACCTGCGCCTTAGGGTGCGAGCCCAGCTTGATGGCCTTTCCGAACAACTGCGAGCCGCCCTCACTGTTTGCGCTGCCCGCGCCAAGGCAGGAGTCGAT TGGTCGAGCCTGCTGATGGTGCACCTTAGCCGCCTTAGCGAAGACTTGATTCTCTATTCAACAGCCGAGTTTAGTTTCGTTCGGGTTGCCGATGCTTATGGTACCGGCAGTAGTTTGATgccccagaagaagaacccCGATAGCCTCGAGCTGATTCGAGGAAAGGCTGGCAGGGTTTTGGGCCAG GCATCGGGCTTTCTTTCCACTCTCAAGAGCCTTCCGACAGCGTATAACAAGGACATCCAGGAGTCAGTGGAGCCTCTTCTCGGCTGCGTCAAGACGGTTTCGCACTGTCTGCGAATCGCCGGCGGCGTCCTAAGCACGCTGCAAATTGATtctgagaagatgaaggcagcCCTAACAGCCGACATGCTCGCCACTAAC GCAGAGGAGAAGGGTATCTCCATCGCCGAACTAGAGCTGCCCGACCTTAAGCAGATCTCACCCCAGTTCGAGGCTGACATTGTCGACGTCTTCGACTTCGAGAGGAGCGTTGAGAGGAGGACTGCCCAGGGGGGCACGAGCCGGAGCTCAGTACTAGGCCAAATCTCCGCTATCGAGGCCTATCTTGCTGGTAATTAA
- a CDS encoding NADPH reductase TAH18, which produces MAAHDRSVLVLYGSETGNAQDMAEELGRICQRLHFESRVEELDAVDLNALLQPDFVLFVISTTGQGDMPHNSLVFWKRLLRKKLPPGCLASVKYTTFGLGDSTYVKFNWAARKLNRRLDQLGATTFFDPFEADEQFPNGIDGSFVRWGERLYNHLLEHHPPPTGLEPIPDDVILPAKWSLKSSLSGNSVSNGHASPIVSNLPPSSPLPIPNGWKATLVGNDRLTPEKHWQDVRLISFDIPRRDGDKLSCVPGDCLTIYPKNFPQDVQKLITLMGWEEVADKTLDLSLCESLPTNLYIDPKCTLRELLLNNIDFTAIPRRSFLKNMSYFSTNPDHKERLLEFTMTEYLDEYFDYATRSRRSILEVLEEFTSVKLPAERLFDIFPTIRGRDFSIANGGVHQNHPTDKDKTRIELLVALVKYKTVLRKPREGLCSRYLDNIPLDSILTVTRKPVLSPIHGPQNARRPLVAIATGTGLAPIRALIHERLTHSSPGPMHLFFGNRNREADYFFQQELDAAVREGHLNVFLAFSRDQRNKIYVQDRLREEAKRIEEIIFNNGIFCVCGGSTKMADAAKKAVFDPFSEDVKDIEERKKILAALTWWQEIW; this is translated from the exons ATGGCCGCTCACGATAGGAGCGTGCTCGTCCTGTACGGGTCCGAGACGGGTAATGCCCAGGACATGGCAGAAGAGTTGGGGCGAATATGTCAAAGACTGCATTTTGAAAGTCGTGTTGAAGAACTCGATGCAGTAGATTTA AATGCACTTCTTCAGCCTGACTTCGTATTATTCGTCATATCAACCACTGGCCAAGGAGATATGCCTCATAACTCACTGGTCTTCTGGAAAAGGCTTCTCCGGAAGAAATTACCACCAGGTTGCTTGGCTTCAGTCAAGTATACAACTTTTGGGCTTGGAGATAGTACTTATGTCAA GTTTAATTGGGCAGCTCGCAAGCTCAACAGGCGTCTCGATCAACTTGGTGCTACAACTTTCTTTGATCCCTTTGAGGCGGACGAACAATTTCCAAACGG TATTGACGGAAGTTTTGTGCGTTGGGGTGAGCGGCTTTACAACCATTTACTTGAACACCATCCTCCCCCTACTGGACTTGAGCCTATCCCTGATGATGTGATTCTTCCCGCTAAATGGTCCCTAAAGAGTTCCCTCAGTGGCAATTCAGTAAGTAACGGCCACGCGTCTCCGATAGTTTCTAACCTCCCTCCCTCTTCAcccctccctatccctaaTGGTTGGAAAGCAACTTTGGTTGGAAACGACAGACTCACCCCAGAGAAGCACTGGCAAGATGTCCGCCTCATCTCATTCGACATTCCACGTCGCGATGGAGACAAGCTATCTTGCGTCCCTGGAGATTGCCTCACCATTTACCCGAAAAACTTCCCCCAAGACgtccagaagctcatcacACTCATGGGCTGGGAAGAGGTGGCTGACAAAACCCTTGACCTTTCATTATGCGAATCTCTTCCTACGAACCTCTATATAGACCCCAAATGCACCTTGAGAGAGCTCCTTTTGAATAACATCGACTTCACTGCAATCCCTCGGAGATCATTCCTCAAGAACATGTCTTACTTCTCCACCAATCCAGACCACAAGGAGCGGCTTCTCGAGTTCACCATGACTGAATACCTAGATGAATATTTCGACTACGCAACTAGGTCAAGACGATCTATTCTCGAGGTCTTGGAGGAGTTCACATCCGTCAAACTACCTGCCGAGCGTCTCTTCGATATTTTCCCAACCATCCGTGGACGAGACTTTAGCATTGCCAATGGTGGCGTGCATCAAAATCATCCGACAGACAAGGATAAGACTCGtatcgagcttcttgtcgcTTTAGTCAAATACAAAACTGTCCTCCGCAAACCTCGTGAGGGCCTCTGCTCTCGTTATCTCGATAACATTCCCTTGGACTCCATTCTTACTGTCACCCGCAAGCCAGTCCTCTCACCCATTCATGGCCCACAGAATGCCCGACGGCCTCTGGTTGCCATCGCCACGGGCACAGGCCTTGCCCCAATACGCGCCCTTATTCACGAGCGTCTCACGCACTCGTCACCAGGACCGATGCATCTCTTCTTTGGGAACCGCAACCGTGAGGCCGATTATTTCTTCCAGCAAGAGCTTGACGCCGCCGTGCGTGAGGGACATCTCAATGTCTTTCTAGCATTCTCGCGTGATCAGCGAAATAAGATATATGTCCAGGACAGGCTACGCGAGGAGGCCAAGAGAATCGAAGAGATAATCTTCAACAATGGAATATTCTGCGTCTGCGGTGGCTCGACCAAGATGGCGGATGCGGCTAAGAAGGCAGTGTTTGACCCCTTCTCAGAGGACGTAAAGGATATAGAGGAGCGCAAGAAGATTCTGGCAGCGTTGACATGGTGGCAGGAGATCTGGTAA
- a CDS encoding NADPH reductase TAH18, which produces MAAHDRSVLVLYGSETGNAQDMAEELGRICQRLHFESRVEELDAVDLNALLQPDFVLFVISTTGQGDMPHNSLVFWKRLLRKKLPPGCLASVKYTTFGLGDSTYVKFNWAARKLNRRLDQLGATTFFDPFEADEQFPNGIDGSFVRWGERLYNHLLEHHPPPTGLEPIPDDVILPAKWSLKSSLSGNSHWQDVRLISFDIPRRDGDKLSCVPGDCLTIYPKNFPQDVQKLITLMGWEEVADKTLDLSLCESLPTNLYIDPKCTLRELLLNNIDFTAIPRRSFLKNMSYFSTNPDHKERLLEFTMTEYLDEYFDYATRSRRSILEVLEEFTSVKLPAERLFDIFPTIRGRDFSIANGGVHQNHPTDKDKTRIELLVALVKYKTVLRKPREGLCSRYLDNIPLDSILTVTRKPVLSPIHGPQNARRPLVAIATGTGLAPIRALIHERLTHSSPGPMHLFFGNRNREADYFFQQELDAAVREGHLNVFLAFSRDQRNKIYVQDRLREEAKRIEEIIFNNGIFCVCGGSTKMADAAKKAVFDPFSEDVKDIEERKKILAALTWWQEIW; this is translated from the exons ATGGCCGCTCACGATAGGAGCGTGCTCGTCCTGTACGGGTCCGAGACGGGTAATGCCCAGGACATGGCAGAAGAGTTGGGGCGAATATGTCAAAGACTGCATTTTGAAAGTCGTGTTGAAGAACTCGATGCAGTAGATTTA AATGCACTTCTTCAGCCTGACTTCGTATTATTCGTCATATCAACCACTGGCCAAGGAGATATGCCTCATAACTCACTGGTCTTCTGGAAAAGGCTTCTCCGGAAGAAATTACCACCAGGTTGCTTGGCTTCAGTCAAGTATACAACTTTTGGGCTTGGAGATAGTACTTATGTCAA GTTTAATTGGGCAGCTCGCAAGCTCAACAGGCGTCTCGATCAACTTGGTGCTACAACTTTCTTTGATCCCTTTGAGGCGGACGAACAATTTCCAAACGG TATTGACGGAAGTTTTGTGCGTTGGGGTGAGCGGCTTTACAACCATTTACTTGAACACCATCCTCCCCCTACTGGACTTGAGCCTATCCCTGATGATGTGATTCTTCCCGCTAAATGGTCCCTAAAGAGTTCCCTCAGTGGCAATTCA CACTGGCAAGATGTCCGCCTCATCTCATTCGACATTCCACGTCGCGATGGAGACAAGCTATCTTGCGTCCCTGGAGATTGCCTCACCATTTACCCGAAAAACTTCCCCCAAGACgtccagaagctcatcacACTCATGGGCTGGGAAGAGGTGGCTGACAAAACCCTTGACCTTTCATTATGCGAATCTCTTCCTACGAACCTCTATATAGACCCCAAATGCACCTTGAGAGAGCTCCTTTTGAATAACATCGACTTCACTGCAATCCCTCGGAGATCATTCCTCAAGAACATGTCTTACTTCTCCACCAATCCAGACCACAAGGAGCGGCTTCTCGAGTTCACCATGACTGAATACCTAGATGAATATTTCGACTACGCAACTAGGTCAAGACGATCTATTCTCGAGGTCTTGGAGGAGTTCACATCCGTCAAACTACCTGCCGAGCGTCTCTTCGATATTTTCCCAACCATCCGTGGACGAGACTTTAGCATTGCCAATGGTGGCGTGCATCAAAATCATCCGACAGACAAGGATAAGACTCGtatcgagcttcttgtcgcTTTAGTCAAATACAAAACTGTCCTCCGCAAACCTCGTGAGGGCCTCTGCTCTCGTTATCTCGATAACATTCCCTTGGACTCCATTCTTACTGTCACCCGCAAGCCAGTCCTCTCACCCATTCATGGCCCACAGAATGCCCGACGGCCTCTGGTTGCCATCGCCACGGGCACAGGCCTTGCCCCAATACGCGCCCTTATTCACGAGCGTCTCACGCACTCGTCACCAGGACCGATGCATCTCTTCTTTGGGAACCGCAACCGTGAGGCCGATTATTTCTTCCAGCAAGAGCTTGACGCCGCCGTGCGTGAGGGACATCTCAATGTCTTTCTAGCATTCTCGCGTGATCAGCGAAATAAGATATATGTCCAGGACAGGCTACGCGAGGAGGCCAAGAGAATCGAAGAGATAATCTTCAACAATGGAATATTCTGCGTCTGCGGTGGCTCGACCAAGATGGCGGATGCGGCTAAGAAGGCAGTGTTTGACCCCTTCTCAGAGGACGTAAAGGATATAGAGGAGCGCAAGAAGATTCTGGCAGCGTTGACATGGTGGCAGGAGATCTGGTAA